Part of the Phycisphaerae bacterium RAS1 genome, CTGGTGCGGAACTGGAGCAGGTGGGCGCTGAACTCCCCGGTGCTCACGAGCGTCTCGGCTCGCAGCGGCTGGTCGTCGGCGACGGGGGCTTTGCGCAGCGCCGTCTGAATCATGCTGGGATCGACGATGTACGCCTGTGGGCGCAGCGCGTCACGCGACTGCGGCGCGGCGCAACCCGCAAACGGCAGAAAACCCGCAAGAATTGCAATCAGGCGGTTACTCACCGGCCGATCTCCATTCGCACCTGCATTTCGATTCGTTTGAGCTCTGACTCCGGGAACATTCCCTGAACAACGCTATTCGCGCGGAGCCACTCCGGCAGTCGCTCGTGGGCGGCAATGGCGGATCGAATCGCGGCCATGGCCTCGTCGCGCAGCCCGCGTGTGATAAGGTGCTCCACCAGCATCAGCGTCGGCTGCTGACGCTTGGGATCCAGTTGCGAAGCCCGGTACAGAAACTGCAGCGCTCCGGCGTCATCGGTCGCCTTTCGAATCTCATACATCAGCAGCATCGCTGGAATGAACTTCGGTTCCGCGGCCAGCGCACATCGTGCCAGATGTTCGGCGCGCGTCACGTCGCCGCCGCGGAGCGCCATCGTCGCCGCCTGGCACCAACCCGCAGGCCGAGACGGGTCGAACATCATCATGTCCTGCGCGAAGGCGGTCGCGGCAACCTGCGCTGCGCCGCGCTGTCGCGCCAGATTGCGCCAGAAACTCACATCCGAGGCGTCCGGCTGGACCGCGGCGCTCACGACCCGAAATCGCCGCGGACGACTTTCGGGCAACCGCTCAGCCCAGCGACCGGACAGGGCTTTCAACGCCGCCTGGCCTTCCACCAGACGTCCGTCCTGGATCAGCGAAACGGCCATCAGGAACTGCCACTCATCTCGCCAGGCTTGCGGCGTCTCCACTGCGCCGGGCAGCACTGATCGGAAAAGCTGCGGTTCTTCGAGGACGAGGTAGACGCGCGCAGCGATCAGCCGGTACTCCGGCGGACACCGTTCAATCGGCGAAGCCCGTCGCAACGCCGCCCTGGCGACCTCGTAGTTGAATTCGCCGGCGGCCGCCGCGGCCTCGAGCACCGCAGCGCAATTGCTCGCCGGTCCGCCAAAACCGAACACGCGCCGGGTATGGCGATAGACCTCCTCCGCGTCGCCCTGCACCAGCCCGATCCGCGCCGATAGAAGCCAGTAGTCGGGGAATCCCACCGGGACCGCGTGCCCGGCGCGCGGCAGCCACTCCGCTGCGGTGCTGTTCAGCCCGCAGAGTTTCGCCAGCATCGCCAGACGCAGCCACAGGCCGCGCGCCCATGGGGCGTTCGGACCGGCTTGCTCGGCCAGTGAAATCGCCTCGTTTGCCGCGTCCTCGTCGAGCACTGCGTCCGGCGACGGTCCCGGCCCGATCGCCCTTTTCAACAGGGCGATCATCGCGTCGTTTGAAATGACCTCGCCTGCAACCTCAAACTCCTCCTCAGCCGGAGACGACGCCGGCGCGGGTCGCACGGCCTCCATGGGCCTGCTCGTCTCAGGTGCTCGCCCGGATTCGTCTGTTTGCCGTTCAACGCGCGCATCAATCCCCTCGATCCGTTGCTCCAATCGCCGCCCGATCTCGTCGATCCGCTTGGCCTGTGTGGACAGCGCCCCGCGCAGCAAGAGCGCCGGCGCCGCCACCAGCACGATCAGCAGCGCCGTGCTTGCCAGCCAGTAGAGGTACAACCGCTCCAGCCCGTCACGCTGCCGCCGGGCGGTCTCATCCGCCGCCGCGGGCGCCGTCGCGGCCGAGCGGCGGCGCAGCTCTTCGGCGGCGGTGCGAAGCGGCGAATGCTCACGATCGCGCGTGCTCATGTTCGCGGCTCCTTCGGGTGTTCCTCCGGCGGCTCGTCCGGGCCGGTCGCGTCGGCGATTTGCTCATCGGTGACGCGGTATTTCGCCCAGGCGTCCACGTACTCCGTCGGCTCGCCGCCCACGCGCCGCTCGGTGACGACCTTGCCGGCGCGAATGAGCAGGTAGGAGCCGATCACGAACACCAGGATCAGCAGCATCGCCCCGAACATCAGCAGCAGCATGATGCTCAGCCGCTTGGCCTGAAGCCGCTGCATGGCCACTTCATTCTGTTCGGGCGAATTCGACGCCGGCACGTCCAGCGGGCGCGACACGGCCAGGTAAAGCACGGCCGAAAACGTCACGAGCAGCGCCAGAAACACGACTACCGCCGCCGCCCGGCCGTACGTAATCTGGGAGGATGACGCCATCCGCACGCTCGCATCGGGAACGCGAACCACGCGTCTATGGTATGACAAAGCCGGGTGACCGGGTACGGAGCGCGGCCGGCGACGCCGATAAGTTCAAACGGGCGGCAGAGCGGCCCGCACCGCTCCCGCCCCGCGCGCGTTAGATCGGAGCCTCCCCATGCACGCACTGCGTAAGATCAGCCCCCGCGGCGGATTTCTCATGCTCGCCGTCGCCCTGCTTCTTGGTTCGGCGGTTTGGAAACTCCCCGCCGATGGCCACGCGCTGGCGGACGGACCGGCGGAGAGCAAAGTGCAGCTCGCTGACGCCCGGCAGCAGCGGATGGAGATGATTCAGGAGCTAAGGGCAATCAACACGCGCCTGTCCGAGATCGCCGCGCTCCTCAAGGAATCTCGCCCGGAGCGCGGGCCGGCACCGAAGGGCGGCTGACGAGCGCAGCCAATTAAGATGGCGCATCGATTTGCGTGGGACGGGCGTCTCGCCCGTCCCGACGCGAAGTGCGAGAGAGTCTGTCAACTTCTTGGGGTGGACCGGCATCTTGTCCGTTTCTGAGGCCGACGGGCGAGACGCCCGTCCTACCCAAATAGCGCGGACGCTCGTCCCACTAGCGTCGGCGGGTCATCACCGTCAGCAGCCCCGCCCCGATCAACCCGCTCAAGCCCGTCAGCGGACACAGACCCGCGAGGGGATCACTCGGCTGAAACGCCAGACCGCCGCTCGGATTCTCACGCTCCTTGGCGAGCGTGTCGATGAATGACTTGGCGGAGGAGGAATCATCCGTCAGCGTGATCACTTCCTCGATCGAATCCACGGGCGAGCCGATCACCGCGGCCACGCCCACCTGGCCCGGGACGTTCTCCGCCTGCACCTCGACCGTCGCCCGCAGCGTGAAATCCTCGCCCACCGCAATCGGGTATTGATAGTCGATCTGCAGCCGCGGCAGGATCAGCACCTGCAGCTCGCCGAACTCCGGCGCGACGGTCGCCAGGTCGGACAGAATGAGCGTCGAGACGGGGAACGTGCCCTCGGTCGCAACCTGCACGCTGCCGCCCGCCGCGCCGAGCAACTCGACCGTTCCGCTGAAGACGGTCTGGCTATCCTGTCCGGCCGCCTCGCGCACGACCGTTACCAGGAGCGCGACCCGCGCGCCGCTGAGGTCGCGACCCGCCTCGCTGGCGAAGATCGACAGCGCGCCGTCCAGGAACAGCGTGCCGGTCAGATCGAAGGGCGTCCCGGCCGGCAGCAGCCCCAGCTCGCCGACGTCAAACCGCAGATCGCGGATTTCTTCCAGCTTCGCCGCCACGTCGTAGGACGTGTCCGACGTCACACTCGACAGGGCCAGGTTGATCGCGAATTCCTCGGGGTTCGGCTGGTTCAGGTCGCGCGGATCGGCGAACTGCGCCCCGGCCACGGCGGCGGCCTCAGCCTCGCCGGCGGCGATCAGCCGCGCCACGACCTGGAGCGGCAGCGTGTCGCTGGTGTCGGGGAAGCTGTCGCTGGCGTCGTCGAAGTCGCCGTTTGAGGTCGATCCGCCGGAATCGACCTTGATTTCCTGAATCGAGACCTTGGCCGAGCCCTTGATGTCGATGATGGCGGCCGAGGCGGGTGTGAAGAGCGGCCAGGCAACGAGTCCGGCCGTGACGGCCGACAGGCGAAATCGCAGATTCATGGGTTCGATTCTCCGCGCGAAAGTCCCATCCGTGGGGCGCTGAAAGAGCGCACAAGCCCGGCAGATACAGAAGCATATGCAGCGGGGGCGTGGGAGACAACGGGGAAAGCCCGTCTGTCGGGCCGATCTATCCGAACCCGCCGCGCCAAGCGGCGGGCTGACGTCCCCTGCTCTGTGGCGTCGCTCGCCCACGACCGTCAACCCGCCGCTTGGCGCGGCGGGTTCTGAAAGACGCCTCTAATCGAAGCGGACGTGAGACGTCAGCACCAGTGTTTCCATCCAATCGGTTGCGACGACGAGCGTGGGAGTGGGCTGCAGCTCCGCGTAATACGGCGCCGCAAAGCTCAGTTCGTCGCCCACCTGCCCGCGCACAATCTGCCTGGAGAGCCGCTCGGCCCCACCCGATTCCACCGTGATTGAGAACCGTCCGACCGGCGTGTTTGCGCTGACGCGCCCGGTCGCCGCATCCAGCTCCACCGGCACATCCGCCATTCGCCAGCGAAGCGTGGCCGACTGCCGCGACCTGCGGCGCCCACGAAGCTCATCCACAATCGACCATCCGTTTTCGGCGGCGCGAAGCGTGCGGCGATGAACCACGTGCCACGGCGGGCGCGCGTAGGCGTAGTGCTCGCCGGCGAAATCCGCAGGCTCACCGGGGGCGGCGGGCGTCGAACGTCGATCGGCGATCTCGCTTGGCGGTGCGGAGATGACGCGCGCCTTGGGCCACGGCAGCCAGAGGAATCGCGTCGCCGCCTGCAGCGGTTCGGCGGCGTCGATCTCGATCGTGTTATGGGCGCGGATCGACTTGAAGTAGCGCTCCAACGCCGGGTGATCGGGGATGAAGTACTGATACGTGCCGGCGTCCTGAAGGATGTTGAGGCCGCGCCACCACAAATCGACATGCAGCATGTCGAGATGGGCGGGCCGGTCGCGGTAGGAATGGCAACGGAGCATCACCCACGATTCGCCGCGGCGAATCACGAAATACCCGCCGCCTGTCGCCCGGCCGCGTGTAGCCCGGCCGCCCTCGGCCGGTTCGGTAGCCCGGCCGCCCCCGGCCGGTTCGGTAGCCCGGCCGCCCCCGGCCGGGCCGACGCCTCCGCTCACCCCGAACCGGCCGAGGGCGGCCGGGCTACTTGGGGCGGCCGGGCTACGTGTCGCGGCCGGGCTACTTGGCGGCGCATCCAACTCGTCCGCGAACAGCCACGCCGTCTCCTCATCCCACGGCCCCGCGGGCAGCAACCGCCGCCGCGTCGCAAGAAAATGCGTGCTCTGGATCACCGGGCGGAAATCAGCGTAGTCGCAATCCGTCAGCGGGAGGACGCAGGCGCCGTCGTTGTTGCCGAAGTTCGGCATGCGCCCGGCCCGCGCATCCATCAACTCGTGCATGAATTGCGCACAGCGGCCCAGCCGCTCGTACAGGTCGCGCGGCAGCGGGTCGTTCTGTAACTCCGCCAGCCGCAGCGCCAGCGTCGCGCCGTGCATCATCACCCGCTGGTAGTTCATTGAATGTTGCACGTAGCTGCCGTCGGCGTAGATTTGCCGCCGCAGCTCCTGCGTCAGCACGCGCCGGCCGAGCGCCTTCCAGGGCGCCGCCTCGCGGAATTCGGGGAAGAGGTGGCTGACGAGAATCAGGCCGCAGGCTTCCGAGATCGCGTGGTTGTTCTTCTGCGAGACGGCGTAGTCGATGTGATGCGCGACACGGTAGCCCGTGGCCCACGCGATGCGCGCTATCGCGATGGCATGGTGCGCCGCGCCTGGAATTGTAGGGTGGGCCGTGCCCACCATCGTAGGGTGCGCTGTGCCCACCACCGCGTCGCGACCGGACGGTTCATCCAACATCGCGGCGGCAGGAGGGTGGGCACGGCCTATCCTACAAAGGCCTCCGAAAAACCCCAGCGCCAGACCGATCATGCGTACGGAACTTTCCTGGCCGCATTTCCAGTGCACGCCCATCCATGGCGGGCAGGCGGCCATCCACGAATCGACCCAGCGCCAGTAAAGCGCCGCCGCCTGATGGCGCTCGATCAACCCGTGCGCCACGCCGCGCAGCAGGTCGATCGCCCAGTTCGCGCGGGCCGGATCCCAAAGCGTGCGAATGTCGCCCTGCGACGGGTCAAAATCGCGAACGGCGTACCACGGCACGCTGCTTCGGGCCCGCTGACCCGTCAGTCCATTCTCACTCCAATCAACCGCCCGCGGCGACGGCGTGCGGAAGCAATAAACGTGTCGGTTCTCCGCGATCAAACGCAGGCGCTCGGCGAGGGACGGCGTAGCCCGGCCGCCCTCGGCCGGTTCCGTAGCCCGGCCGCCCTCGGCCGGTTCAGCGGCGGGCGTGCGCTGCATGCTGCCTGCACCGTGGCCCTCGCCGCTGCGTGCCTTTTCCCCTCGCTGTTCCCTGTTCGCGTTCGCGATGAACGGTATGTCCTGATTTCGCTTGAACTCGTCATACTCAGCCGCGTCCGTCGGCGTGCCGGGCGTGCAGATTTCGGCCAGTGAGATCGACTCCCACGGCCGAGCGGCGTACACGCGCTTCGGCCGGCCAAGCTTGTTTTCTACCGCGATCCTGAAGCGCTGCCAGACGAACCCCGGCCCGAGATAGCGGAGAATGTGCCAGGCGGTTTTCAGCCGCATCAGCGCCCGCCGTCGATCTTGTACGCTGCATCCGTCGGCCGCAGCGGCCGGCCCAGCCACAGCGGCCGGCGCAAGCCGCCGGGGCCGACGGGCCAGCGGGTCTTCTTCATCCATTCGCGGTAGACCTGCATCGAGCGGGCCGTATCGACGAAGACGTCGCCGCTTTGGTCCTCTCGTTTGGCGCGCTCCACGGTCACGCGCTGATGCCAGCAGTGCATCCCGCTGATCGGGTCCGGATGCACCGGGAACGTGATGTTCTGGTGCACGCCGCCGTCGCGCCACCAGATGCGGCGGCTATCAGGATCGGGCGATTCAAACGGCTGCGGGCCGGAAATCTGCCGCATGCGCCACTTGCCGGCTTCCAGCTCGTCAATCTGCACGACTGATCCGCTCCAGCGGCTGGCGGGCGGGTCCTGCGGCCGGCGCCAGCGACCGAGGTGATGCGAACAGGCGACGACGCCGGGACGGATTCCCTCGGTGACCCATACCCGATCTACGAAATAGCCGATCTCGGTGTTCACGCGAACGAGGTCGCCGGTGTGTAATTTGAGCTCGGCCGCGTCGCTGGTGTGAATCCAGATTGGATTCCGCTGCGAAATCTCATTGAGCCACTTGGCCGAACCGCTGCGCGTGTGAATGAGCGTGGGAAGCCGAAACGTCGGAAGAAGGCACATCTCCAAGAAACTAGATTGCAGAGACGAGAAACTAGAGTTGGACCCTGACGCGGCGGTCTGTCTTCCCTCGATCCCTTGATCCCTCGATCCCTCGATCCCTGTCTTCTCTCTTCCCTGCTCCCTGCTCCCGGCTCGCTCTTCCCAGATATGCGACGGAATATACCACGGAATCGCGTACTCGCCCCAGCCCCAGTCGACCATCGTCTGGCTGAAGAATTCCAGCCTGCGGCTCGGCGTCGCGAAACCCTCGACTGCGACTTCGGGTGGAATGGGCATCTTGCCCGTTCCTGATGCGTCAGAGACGGGCGAGACGCCCGTCCCACCCAAATTCGTCCGGAGCGTTGCGGGTGGAACGGGCATCTTGCCCGTTCCGGCAGCGACGTTGCGCAGTACCACGCCGACGACGTGGCCGGCCTTCGTGAGGACGCCCGTCGCCGGGTCGGTCGCCGCGCCTTCGAGTTCTTTCTCGCTCAGTCGCCGTTCATGCCGCTCGTACTCGCGCTTCTTGACCTCAAACGCGCCGAATTTCCGCATGTAGTCGAGCGGCGACAGCCCGGCCTGCGCCGCGGTTTCCTTCAAGCCCGGCACGCGGTCAAACGCATACTCGTAGTATTCATCGACGCTGAGCATCGTTCCCGGCGATTTCGCGCTTTCGAAGTACTTGCGAATGCCCAGCGAGCCGTCCGGGTCGATCGCCCAGGTCAGCGCGATCCAGAATTCGTCCTCCTCCCACACCTTGCCGGGATTCGTGTCGCGCGTGTCGCGAATCTGCCGCCCCTCCGCCCGCACCGCCGCCCGCAATACCGGCTGGCGAAACGCGATCCACGTGCCGCTGTGCGTCTCGTACGTATTCAGATCATGCCGCTCCGGGCCGTGGCCCATCGGCAGGACGTAATCGGCGAAGAACGCGGTCTCGTTCCACGTCGGCGTCAGGGCGATGCTCAGGCCGATCTTCGACTCGTCGCGCAGCGCCTGAATCCAGGTAAATCCGTCGGGATAGGTCCACACCGGGTTGAAGACGCGCGTGAAATACACGTCGATCTTCCCGCGGCCCTCCAGCAGAAAATGAGGCAGAAGAAAGCTCATCTCGTAATGCGTCAGCGGGAACTCGCGCGGCCAGTGAAGCTCGTTCCAGTGATTCTGCGGCGGCGGGACGTTGATCAGGCTGGCCTTGTACTTGTTCCAGCCGGCCGGCAGGCAGCCGCCCTCCGTGCCGACGCTGCCGGTCAGGGCGTGCAGCAGCATCAGGCAGCGCGAGACCTGCCACCCGCCCAAGTGCGCCGAAGCGGCCCCGCGCCAGGTGTGCGAGCAGAAGCGCGAGCCGGCCTCCGCCGCGAGACGCGCGATCTTGACGATCTGCTCGGCGGGCACGCCGCACTCCTCCGCCACCGCGTCGGGCGTGAACGGCGCGTAGCGGTCCTTCAGCAGCGCGATGAACCCCTCGATTGTGTCGCCCAAGTCCTGGCTGTGGCACCGGTCTTCGACCGGTGACTGTTTGCACGGGTTTTCAACCCGTGCCGACACCGGTCGAAGACCGGTGCCGCGGGCGCCCGGCCTGAGCCGGCCGTCCGCGGCTGCCGCCAGCGTCTCGCGCCAGTTCACCCAGCGCTCGATAAACGCCTTGTCGTACAGATCCTCGTTCAGAATCACATGCGCCATTGCCAGCACCAACGCCGCTTCCGTGCCGGGTCGCGTCGGGA contains:
- the hepC gene encoding Heparin-sulfate lyase precursor — protein: MRLKTAWHILRYLGPGFVWQRFRIAVENKLGRPKRVYAARPWESISLAEICTPGTPTDAAEYDEFKRNQDIPFIANANREQRGEKARSGEGHGAGSMQRTPAAEPAEGGRATEPAEGGRATPSLAERLRLIAENRHVYCFRTPSPRAVDWSENGLTGQRARSSVPWYAVRDFDPSQGDIRTLWDPARANWAIDLLRGVAHGLIERHQAAALYWRWVDSWMAACPPWMGVHWKCGQESSVRMIGLALGFFGGLCRIGRAHPPAAAMLDEPSGRDAVVGTAHPTMVGTAHPTIPGAAHHAIAIARIAWATGYRVAHHIDYAVSQKNNHAISEACGLILVSHLFPEFREAAPWKALGRRVLTQELRRQIYADGSYVQHSMNYQRVMMHGATLALRLAELQNDPLPRDLYERLGRCAQFMHELMDARAGRMPNFGNNDGACVLPLTDCDYADFRPVIQSTHFLATRRRLLPAGPWDEETAWLFADELDAPPSSPAATRSPAAPSSPAALGRFGVSGGVGPAGGGRATEPAGGGRATEPAEGGRATRGRATGGGYFVIRRGESWVMLRCHSYRDRPAHLDMLHVDLWWRGLNILQDAGTYQYFIPDHPALERYFKSIRAHNTIEIDAAEPLQAATRFLWLPWPKARVISAPPSEIADRRSTPAAPGEPADFAGEHYAYARPPWHVVHRRTLRAAENGWSIVDELRGRRRSRQSATLRWRMADVPVELDAATGRVSANTPVGRFSITVESGGAERLSRQIVRGQVGDELSFAAPYYAELQPTPTLVVATDWMETLVLTSHVRFD
- the psrA gene encoding Polysulfide reductase chain A precursor encodes the protein MPYKPKRSWVENAAVSLGLIRAGSEAVGGPARSNDTGRAGLPLARFPTPDQWDDFVEFDAHEWPRRAVPRHYRLAPTTCFNCESACGLLAYIDKETGEIRKFEGNPAHPGSRGKNCAKGPATINQINDPDRILAPLKRVGPRGGGKWQEVSWDEVLADIGGRIRKALQEDRRDEIVYHVGRPGAEGFIDRVLRAWGVDGHNSHTNICSSGARLGYALWSGYDRPSPDYANARFILALNAHLESGHYFNPHAQRISEGLARGAKMAVVDPRLSNTASLATYWLPTRPGTEAALVLAMAHVILNEDLYDKAFIERWVNWRETLAAAADGRLRPGARGTGLRPVSARVENPCKQSPVEDRCHSQDLGDTIEGFIALLKDRYAPFTPDAVAEECGVPAEQIVKIARLAAEAGSRFCSHTWRGAASAHLGGWQVSRCLMLLHALTGSVGTEGGCLPAGWNKYKASLINVPPPQNHWNELHWPREFPLTHYEMSFLLPHFLLEGRGKIDVYFTRVFNPVWTYPDGFTWIQALRDESKIGLSIALTPTWNETAFFADYVLPMGHGPERHDLNTYETHSGTWIAFRQPVLRAAVRAEGRQIRDTRDTNPGKVWEEDEFWIALTWAIDPDGSLGIRKYFESAKSPGTMLSVDEYYEYAFDRVPGLKETAAQAGLSPLDYMRKFGAFEVKKREYERHERRLSEKELEGAATDPATGVLTKAGHVVGVVLRNVAAGTGKMPVPPATLRTNLGGTGVSPVSDASGTGKMPIPPEVAVEGFATPSRRLEFFSQTMVDWGWGEYAIPWYIPSHIWEERAGSREQGREKTGIEGSRDQGIEGRQTAASGSNSSFSSLQSSFLEMCLLPTFRLPTLIHTRSGSAKWLNEISQRNPIWIHTSDAAELKLHTGDLVRVNTEIGYFVDRVWVTEGIRPGVVACSHHLGRWRRPQDPPASRWSGSVVQIDELEAGKWRMRQISGPQPFESPDPDSRRIWWRDGGVHQNITFPVHPDPISGMHCWHQRVTVERAKREDQSGDVFVDTARSMQVYREWMKKTRWPVGPGGLRRPLWLGRPLRPTDAAYKIDGGR